One genomic window of Methanomassiliicoccales archaeon includes the following:
- the rnz gene encoding ribonuclease Z — protein MKLVFLGTSGAIPSVDRNLTSTAIHYGSEVLLFDCAEGTQRQFMMSSLSFMKVDKIFITHFHGDHFLGLPGILQSMGFMGRDSPIYIFGPEGMVKIMKDMVQMGYFARGFEIHVGELNSDDLLDFEEYTVRAVDIEHGVPGLGYVFEEKPRRGRFNLDRAKELGIPEGPLYRRLQAGETVEVEGRKYSPDMVIGPPRKGRKIVISGDTSPCRSMIQAAAGADVLVHESTYASDMADKAEEYGHTTAEGAAKIAKEAGVDSLYLTHISNRYEDVSLLENEARAIFPNTFVAEDLMSIEIRSKE, from the coding sequence GTGAAATTGGTCTTCCTGGGAACCAGCGGTGCCATTCCCTCGGTGGATAGGAATCTAACCTCAACAGCAATCCATTACGGCTCTGAAGTTCTTCTCTTCGATTGCGCCGAGGGCACCCAGAGACAGTTCATGATGTCCAGCCTCTCGTTCATGAAGGTTGATAAAATTTTCATCACCCACTTCCACGGGGATCACTTCCTTGGATTGCCGGGCATCCTTCAGTCCATGGGTTTCATGGGGAGGGATTCTCCAATTTACATTTTTGGCCCGGAGGGCATGGTCAAGATTATGAAGGACATGGTTCAGATGGGCTATTTCGCCAGGGGCTTCGAGATTCATGTGGGTGAATTGAATAGCGATGACCTCCTTGATTTCGAAGAATATACGGTCAGGGCAGTGGATATAGAGCATGGAGTTCCAGGACTGGGTTACGTCTTTGAGGAGAAACCGCGAAGGGGCAGGTTCAACCTGGATAGGGCGAAGGAACTCGGTATACCCGAAGGACCGCTTTACAGAAGGCTCCAAGCCGGGGAGACCGTTGAAGTGGAAGGAAGGAAGTACTCTCCAGACATGGTCATTGGTCCTCCGAGAAAGGGCAGGAAGATAGTTATCTCTGGAGATACCTCGCCATGCCGGAGCATGATCCAGGCTGCTGCTGGAGCCGATGTGTTGGTACACGAGAGCACCTATGCCTCGGACATGGCGGACAAGGCCGAGGAGTATGGTCACACTACGGCAGAAGGGGCTGCCAAGATCGCGAAAGAAGCGGGAGTCGATTCCCTCTATCTTACCCACATCTCCAATCGTTACGAGGACGTTTCGCTTCTGGAGAACGAAGCCCGGGCCATATTCCCCAATACTTTTGTTGCGGAGGACCTGATGTCAATCGAGATCCGCTCAAAGGAGTGA
- a CDS encoding universal stress protein: MEIKKILVGVDGSENSLRAVEFASEIATRFNASVTLLLAIAPSDAVLFSGKDTYLPESEGIHQIRLRNAKNILNEKGVAMEERVELEHPAQALIEASKDFDLVVVGCRGLSGIKGFLMGSVSSKVVHHCKRPVMVVP; encoded by the coding sequence ATGGAAATTAAGAAGATACTAGTCGGAGTGGACGGTTCGGAGAATTCCCTCAGGGCGGTAGAGTTCGCCTCGGAGATTGCTACCAGATTCAATGCGTCGGTGACCTTACTCCTGGCCATCGCGCCATCTGACGCGGTACTTTTCAGTGGAAAGGACACCTACCTCCCAGAGAGCGAGGGGATTCACCAGATAAGGCTGAGGAATGCCAAGAACATCCTGAATGAGAAGGGAGTGGCGATGGAGGAGCGGGTGGAACTCGAACATCCTGCCCAGGCCCTCATAGAGGCTTCCAAGGACTTTGACTTGGTAGTGGTTGGTTGCAGAGGACTTAGCGGCATCAAGGGATTTCTGATGGGTAGCGTTTCCAGCAAGGTAGTGCATCATTGCAAGAGGCCGGTCATGGTTGTCCCGTGA
- a CDS encoding MFS transporter, whose product MKPSAIQFFSTAGLFASILLIPNLARDEFGSTNIEIGFIVAFYSLALFISAYIFGRASDVHGRRMILRAGLLLSIISLALQILAFDTFSLIIARVLVGFCAGMFPSALLVYVFDAKGKIGRFSAFGSLGFGFGVLVAGFIGDFNLIFLASSLLMAVAFLISMVLPFGKEIHQKVPLFPLEIMKKNFPIYAAVIIRHTGANMVWVTFPIFLEDIGAEPFFIGVIYATNAVVQFTAMQLIERFRSTYLMAAGLILSTTVFILFTRIHIFWEILPLQVVLATAWACIYIGSLNYILVRNPEKGTSAGLLQSSISISAIIGAMVGGVISYAYGYHGAMFMAATMAAIALALFVWGDRWTQKRFGNSYIIRDA is encoded by the coding sequence ATGAAGCCATCGGCTATTCAATTCTTCTCGACCGCTGGACTGTTCGCGTCCATTCTTCTCATTCCAAACCTGGCGCGTGACGAGTTTGGCTCGACCAACATCGAGATTGGCTTCATCGTGGCGTTCTATTCCCTTGCGCTATTCATCTCGGCCTATATCTTCGGTAGGGCATCTGACGTTCACGGGCGGAGGATGATCCTCAGAGCAGGGCTCCTCCTCTCAATAATATCGCTTGCACTCCAAATTCTGGCTTTTGATACATTCTCCTTGATCATTGCCAGGGTACTGGTCGGATTCTGTGCAGGCATGTTTCCCTCCGCACTACTTGTCTACGTTTTCGATGCGAAGGGGAAGATTGGAAGGTTCAGCGCCTTCGGCTCACTCGGCTTTGGTTTTGGTGTGCTCGTAGCGGGTTTCATTGGAGATTTCAACCTCATCTTCCTCGCTTCATCTCTGCTGATGGCAGTGGCCTTCCTGATCTCTATGGTTCTACCCTTTGGGAAAGAAATCCATCAGAAGGTCCCCTTGTTCCCTTTGGAGATCATGAAGAAGAACTTCCCGATCTATGCGGCTGTGATCATTCGACACACGGGGGCAAATATGGTCTGGGTAACATTTCCGATATTCCTTGAGGATATCGGGGCAGAACCTTTCTTCATAGGGGTGATCTACGCTACCAATGCGGTAGTGCAGTTCACCGCCATGCAGCTCATCGAGCGTTTCCGATCAACCTATCTGATGGCTGCCGGTCTAATCCTCTCCACCACGGTTTTTATCCTCTTCACTCGTATCCACATCTTCTGGGAGATACTTCCCCTGCAGGTGGTCCTCGCCACTGCTTGGGCCTGCATATACATAGGGTCCCTGAACTACATCCTTGTCAGGAATCCAGAGAAGGGAACCTCTGCCGGACTGCTTCAGTCATCAATCAGCATTTCGGCCATCATCGGCGCGATGGTTGGAGGAGTCATCTCATATGCTTATGGATACCACGGTGCCATGTTCATGGCAGCGACGATGGCCGCAATAGCCCTGGCGTTATTCGTCTGGGGTGATCGGTGGACCCAGAAACGGTTCGGTAATTCCTATATAATCAGGGATGCATAG